A single region of the Gracilibacillus caseinilyticus genome encodes:
- a CDS encoding sugar phosphate isomerase/epimerase family protein, which produces MTKAKIGVQMMMLKQKVEETGAYETMKKLHELGFRSVEVSQIPMLEDNVRELKRASEDFDIEITAISAPLEPMMPGREQENLLDDYDKIVADCKNLNCQFIRIGMLPFTKMGDKQKMMSFISQAEEMAHKLANDGIKLYYHTHHIEFQRIDGTFLLDLMKENTSQLGFELDVHWIHRAGVDPASFIKQYKDRVALIHLKDYRIGDLRLTDDDFQDMSNFFNKFTNLIEFAEVGEGNLNMPEIIEASIEAGAQYFLIEQDDTYGRDPYDCLHDSAENLRKMGYADWF; this is translated from the coding sequence ATGACTAAAGCAAAAATAGGTGTGCAAATGATGATGCTAAAACAAAAGGTCGAAGAAACAGGTGCATATGAAACGATGAAGAAGTTGCATGAATTAGGTTTTCGCTCAGTTGAAGTTTCCCAGATACCAATGTTGGAGGATAATGTACGCGAATTAAAGAGGGCAAGTGAGGACTTTGATATTGAAATCACTGCTATTAGTGCTCCTTTAGAGCCGATGATGCCTGGGCGTGAACAAGAAAATTTACTAGATGACTATGACAAAATTGTTGCCGATTGCAAAAACTTAAATTGCCAGTTTATTAGAATCGGAATGTTACCGTTTACCAAAATGGGAGATAAACAAAAAATGATGTCATTCATTTCCCAGGCGGAAGAGATGGCTCATAAATTAGCGAATGACGGCATTAAACTTTATTATCATACACATCATATCGAATTTCAAAGAATTGATGGTACCTTTTTGCTTGATTTAATGAAAGAAAATACAAGTCAATTAGGATTTGAATTAGATGTTCATTGGATCCACCGTGCAGGCGTTGATCCGGCATCTTTCATTAAACAGTATAAGGACCGTGTTGCCCTTATACATTTAAAAGATTACCGTATAGGTGATTTGCGTTTAACAGACGATGATTTCCAAGATATGAGTAACTTTTTTAATAAGTTTACCAATTTAATAGAATTTGCCGAAGTAGGTGAAGGAAATTTAAATATGCCAGAAATTATAGAGGCGAGTATTGAAGCAGGAGCTCAATACTTTTTAATCGAACAGGATGACACATATGGTCGTGATCCATACGATTGTTTACATGATTCGGCAGAAAATTTGAGAAAAATGGGATATGCTGATTGGTTTTGA
- a CDS encoding Gfo/Idh/MocA family protein, which translates to MLKAGVVGLGDISNIHIPILQQHPEVELIAVCDIDETCTHHVPGVSFYKDYQQMLEVEQLDCLHICLPHHLHYQVTKAAVEKGVHVLLEKPLAHTLTDSRAIAALEHQYPQVKICVNLQNRLNETVEALQSIVNSGEYGAVTGLKGIVTWHRPKSYYNEKPWRGSMATAGGGVMINQSIHTLDLLQLIGGKIDAIRGSVDQLLDYGHDIEDTATAHITFENQATGLFFATVSNAQNSSVEFQVVLERAKLTIKDSILTIAKDDGEKVKIAEDRKLPGSKFYYGASHAKLIDQFYQQICTDGSDYIHASDGLISMEMIDTIYQSSERKEKISMEVFQ; encoded by the coding sequence ATGTTAAAGGCAGGAGTAGTTGGTCTAGGTGATATTTCTAACATTCATATTCCGATTCTGCAGCAACATCCAGAGGTAGAGCTTATCGCAGTTTGTGATATTGATGAGACATGCACACATCATGTTCCGGGTGTGTCATTCTATAAGGACTATCAACAAATGTTAGAAGTGGAGCAATTAGACTGCTTGCATATTTGCCTTCCTCACCATTTACATTACCAGGTAACTAAAGCAGCGGTGGAGAAGGGTGTACATGTTCTCCTTGAAAAACCACTTGCACATACATTGACCGACAGTCGAGCGATTGCTGCACTGGAACATCAATATCCACAGGTGAAAATATGTGTCAATTTGCAAAATCGATTAAACGAAACTGTCGAAGCGCTTCAATCGATTGTGAACAGTGGAGAATATGGTGCTGTAACAGGGTTAAAAGGAATTGTAACATGGCACAGACCAAAATCTTACTATAATGAAAAACCGTGGCGTGGTTCAATGGCAACAGCTGGTGGAGGGGTGATGATCAACCAATCCATTCATACACTTGATTTATTGCAATTAATTGGTGGAAAGATTGATGCGATCAGAGGCTCTGTAGATCAATTATTGGATTATGGTCATGATATTGAGGATACAGCAACGGCTCATATTACGTTTGAGAATCAGGCAACTGGACTGTTTTTTGCAACGGTGTCGAATGCACAAAATTCGTCTGTCGAGTTTCAGGTTGTATTAGAAAGGGCGAAACTGACTATTAAGGACAGTATACTGACCATTGCAAAAGACGATGGAGAAAAAGTAAAGATTGCAGAAGATCGCAAACTACCGGGAAGCAAGTTTTACTATGGAGCAAGCCATGCGAAATTAATCGATCAGTTTTATCAGCAAATCTGTACGGACGGTTCTGATTATATTCATGCAAGTGATGGTCTAATTTCGATGGAAATGATTGATACGATTTATCAATCGTCTGAACGGAAAGAAAAAATCAGTATGGAGGTATTCCAATGA
- a CDS encoding Gfo/Idh/MocA family protein, whose product MSTVKLGIIGLGQQGGAYANFIKEGRIRNMEIGAICDIDSAKQERAQSEYPKVPFYNNYIEMLDSGNVNAIVTCVPHYLHPEMGIEALKRDIHALLEKPAGVYTKQVREINEFAATKPALTYAIMFNQRTNPLYQKVKEIIDSGEIGGVRRTNWIITTWWRPQGYYDAGSWRATWDGEGGGVLVNQAPHQIDLLQWMCGMPEKVYTKAQYGYQRNIPVEDDVTTIVDYGNGATGVFVTCTHDVMGTDRLEILGDKGKIIVDDSKKITLKRLHKPEREMSNSMSMQDMMTLLRGKGPEAIYEEEVLEFDSVWGGQHLAVLENFAANILDGTPLIAPGSDGINGVELANAMHLSSWLNQEVCLPIDEELYLQELEKRRALEK is encoded by the coding sequence ATGTCAACAGTTAAATTAGGAATCATCGGGTTAGGTCAGCAGGGTGGTGCGTATGCCAATTTTATTAAAGAAGGACGCATCCGTAACATGGAAATAGGTGCGATATGTGATATTGATTCAGCTAAACAAGAGCGAGCACAATCTGAATATCCGAAAGTTCCTTTTTATAATAACTATATTGAAATGCTGGACAGTGGAAACGTCAATGCCATCGTTACGTGTGTCCCACATTATTTGCACCCGGAGATGGGAATCGAAGCACTGAAACGTGATATTCACGCATTATTAGAAAAACCGGCGGGCGTTTATACGAAGCAAGTACGCGAAATCAATGAATTTGCGGCAACAAAGCCTGCGCTAACTTATGCAATTATGTTTAATCAACGGACCAATCCACTTTACCAAAAAGTGAAGGAAATTATTGATAGTGGTGAAATAGGTGGGGTTAGAAGAACAAATTGGATCATTACGACATGGTGGCGTCCACAAGGATATTATGATGCGGGTTCTTGGCGCGCAACTTGGGATGGAGAAGGCGGTGGTGTTCTTGTCAATCAAGCACCACACCAGATAGATTTGTTGCAATGGATGTGCGGTATGCCAGAGAAAGTTTATACAAAGGCTCAGTATGGTTATCAGAGAAATATTCCGGTAGAAGACGATGTTACTACGATTGTTGACTATGGAAATGGCGCAACAGGTGTATTTGTTACTTGTACCCATGATGTGATGGGCACGGACCGTTTAGAGATATTAGGTGATAAAGGAAAAATCATAGTGGATGATAGTAAAAAAATCACACTGAAGCGTCTGCACAAACCAGAGCGAGAAATGAGCAACTCGATGTCGATGCAGGATATGATGACGTTGCTCAGAGGAAAGGGTCCTGAAGCTATATATGAAGAAGAAGTATTAGAGTTCGACAGTGTCTGGGGTGGACAGCATTTAGCTGTTCTAGAGAATTTCGCTGCAAATATTTTGGATGGAACGCCTTTGATTGCTCCCGGGAGTGACGGCATAAATGGTGTGGAATTGGCAAACGCCATGCACTTATCAAGCTGGTTGAATCAAGAGGTTTGCTTGCCAATTGATGAAGAATTGTATTTACAGGAATTAGAAAAACGGAGAGCGTTGGAAAAATAG
- a CDS encoding helix-turn-helix transcriptional regulator, producing the protein MADNVMINYRIEGQFSNIRAHSHQEFEIFLFHKGVCRYLIHNQIYDLQPGDILLMDGLALHKPNIPDNSEYIRSHIHFSPEFIEPLLESMNASSLLNVFRSIHHCLIRPRNQQLGHEIEALFKSMRAIYVDQQLPPEEKIWEIKAMLAHLLIFINRLGKVSSHKQVNHKHDKAYHAETIASYIQTHFHKKLTIQKIADELSLSKSYVSHVFKEMTGYTVMEYVMATRLQQVKFLLEVEVDKTLEQVANECGFESVSHFSRFFKNHVGMTARSYRQKRLEIYKRSDE; encoded by the coding sequence ATGGCAGATAACGTAATGATTAATTACCGGATAGAAGGTCAGTTCTCTAATATTAGGGCACATTCACATCAGGAATTTGAAATTTTCTTATTTCATAAAGGGGTTTGCCGCTATTTGATTCATAATCAAATTTATGATTTACAACCGGGAGATATCTTATTAATGGATGGACTTGCGTTGCATAAGCCCAACATACCTGACAATAGTGAATACATCCGCAGTCATATTCATTTTTCACCTGAATTTATTGAACCGCTGTTGGAATCAATGAATGCCAGTAGCTTGCTTAATGTGTTCCGTTCCATTCACCATTGTTTAATCCGACCGAGGAACCAACAACTTGGTCATGAAATTGAAGCACTATTTAAAAGCATGAGAGCAATTTATGTGGATCAACAGCTTCCGCCCGAAGAGAAAATATGGGAGATCAAGGCCATGCTTGCTCATTTGCTGATCTTCATTAACCGGTTGGGTAAGGTATCGTCGCACAAACAGGTAAATCACAAACATGACAAAGCCTATCACGCGGAAACCATTGCTAGTTATATTCAAACACATTTTCACAAAAAATTAACGATTCAAAAAATTGCAGATGAACTGAGTTTAAGTAAATCTTATGTGTCACATGTTTTTAAAGAGATGACAGGTTATACCGTGATGGAATATGTTATGGCCACAAGATTGCAACAGGTGAAATTTCTACTTGAGGTAGAAGTAGACAAAACATTGGAACAAGTAGCAAATGAATGTGGTTTTGAAAGCGTTTCACATTTTAGTCGATTCTTCAAAAACCATGTCGGTATGACTGCGAGAAGCTATCGGCAGAAACGCCTTGAAATATATAAAAGGAGTGATGAATGA
- a CDS encoding GTP pyrophosphokinase, which translates to METHLQQLRVELVRFMMVYKFALEEVHTKINILQQEFQYMHDYNPIEHVKSRVKSPESILKKIRKKDIPLSITEIQENIRDIAGIRINCSFKKDIYRISQMLENQKDITVIQKKDYIINPKSNGYRSMHLIIQIPIFMSDRVENVFVEIQIRTIAMDFWASLEHKIYYKYNKDIPDRLKAELKDAASSATELDRKMESIHQEINEIKQQTDLLSDQDEEMIFPMELLKEIVDNN; encoded by the coding sequence ATGGAAACACATTTACAACAATTAAGAGTTGAACTCGTTCGTTTTATGATGGTGTATAAGTTTGCCTTAGAAGAAGTCCATACGAAAATCAATATTCTGCAACAGGAATTTCAATATATGCATGATTATAATCCGATCGAGCATGTGAAATCCCGTGTGAAATCACCTGAAAGTATCTTAAAGAAAATAAGAAAAAAAGACATCCCGCTATCGATAACAGAAATTCAGGAAAATATTCGCGACATAGCCGGTATCCGAATCAATTGTTCGTTCAAAAAAGATATCTACCGCATTTCCCAAATGCTAGAGAATCAGAAGGATATTACCGTTATTCAAAAAAAAGACTATATAATAAATCCTAAATCTAATGGTTATCGCAGTATGCATTTAATCATTCAAATCCCTATCTTTATGTCTGATCGTGTTGAAAACGTATTTGTTGAAATTCAAATTCGAACGATTGCGATGGATTTCTGGGCTAGTTTAGAGCACAAGATTTACTATAAATATAATAAAGATATACCAGATAGACTAAAAGCTGAATTAAAGGATGCCGCATCTTCTGCAACAGAGCTTGACAGAAAGATGGAATCTATCCATCAGGAAATTAATGAAATCAAGCAACAGACAGATCTTTTATCTGATCAGGATGAAGAAATGATCTTCCCAATGGAATTGTTAAAGGAGATAGTGGATAATAATTAA
- a CDS encoding TetR/AcrR family transcriptional regulator, translating into MPKETFFNLPTEKKQKLLDALHKEFSEQPLATASIAHIIQYADIPRGSFYQYFDDLEDAYFYIFNQQIELAMVKYIWILEKSEGDIFQASIELYRIIIQEEDHFTFFKHAFLNMNYKIEKCLSGIFANEERFEHFEDIYKRLDLQSLKLEKKEEIFQLMKLISAITLHNITEKFSKELSLDEAVQTYQTQLAFIKSGVVQ; encoded by the coding sequence TTGCCAAAGGAAACGTTTTTTAACTTACCAACTGAAAAGAAACAGAAATTATTAGATGCGCTGCATAAAGAATTCTCAGAGCAACCACTCGCGACTGCCTCGATCGCTCATATTATACAATACGCCGATATACCTCGAGGCAGCTTTTATCAATATTTCGATGATCTGGAAGACGCCTATTTCTATATTTTTAATCAGCAAATAGAACTGGCTATGGTTAAGTACATCTGGATTCTGGAAAAAAGTGAAGGAGACATATTCCAAGCATCTATTGAATTGTACCGTATTATAATTCAAGAGGAAGATCACTTTACCTTCTTTAAACATGCTTTTCTTAATATGAACTATAAAATCGAAAAATGTCTCTCAGGTATCTTTGCTAATGAGGAACGTTTCGAACATTTTGAAGACATTTATAAAAGACTTGACTTACAATCTCTTAAACTAGAAAAAAAAGAAGAAATATTTCAATTGATGAAGTTGATTTCCGCGATTACTTTGCATAATATTACAGAGAAGTTTTCTAAAGAATTGTCACTGGATGAAGCTGTTCAAACGTATCAGACACAATTGGCTTTCATCAAATCAGGTGTTGTTCAGTAA
- a CDS encoding DUF3817 domain-containing protein, producing the protein MNHINRFRIIGFLEGSSLLLLLFLAMPLKYWAGLPEIVTVFGSVHGGLFIVYILFTIYTTITVRWHFIWFLSAVIVAFIPFGNFILDKRIRLSFQ; encoded by the coding sequence ATGAACCATATAAACAGATTTCGTATTATCGGCTTCTTGGAAGGAAGTTCTTTATTGCTTCTATTATTCTTGGCAATGCCCCTGAAATATTGGGCGGGATTACCAGAAATTGTTACGGTATTTGGCAGTGTACATGGTGGTCTGTTCATTGTATACATATTGTTTACTATTTACACAACTATCACAGTCCGATGGCACTTCATCTGGTTTTTAAGCGCTGTTATTGTTGCTTTCATCCCGTTCGGTAATTTCATTCTGGACAAGCGAATCCGTCTATCATTTCAATAA
- a CDS encoding TetR/AcrR family transcriptional regulator, whose amino-acid sequence MNEYQDRRVRKSKKALKKALMSLLKQQTLQHITVMEIVTKADVNRGTFYKHYQYKEQLLEEMVDDVIADLIVSYREPLHQFKELNVDNLTGSSIKIFEHVASYNDFYTVIAKSNALEGLQSRICQKLKDLMKEAASSQQPNQAIDLELIASYQAYALWGLIIEWIQQDFKYSASYIANQFLAILQMNRHV is encoded by the coding sequence ATGAATGAATATCAGGATCGTCGCGTTCGAAAATCGAAAAAAGCACTCAAAAAAGCCTTGATGTCTTTATTAAAACAACAAACTCTCCAACACATCACAGTTATGGAAATTGTGACAAAGGCGGATGTGAACAGGGGAACGTTTTACAAGCATTATCAATATAAAGAGCAATTGTTAGAAGAGATGGTGGATGATGTGATAGCAGATCTGATCGTGTCTTATCGTGAGCCTTTACATCAATTTAAAGAGTTAAATGTGGATAATTTAACAGGGTCGTCGATCAAAATCTTCGAACATGTTGCAAGTTATAACGACTTTTATACGGTGATAGCTAAATCGAATGCATTGGAAGGTTTGCAAAGTAGGATCTGCCAAAAATTAAAAGATTTAATGAAGGAAGCAGCTAGTTCCCAGCAACCGAATCAAGCCATTGACCTTGAATTGATCGCCAGTTATCAGGCATATGCCCTGTGGGGATTAATAATAGAATGGATTCAGCAGGATTTTAAATATAGTGCGTCATATATAGCTAATCAATTTCTCGCAATCCTTCAAATGAATCGACATGTATGA
- a CDS encoding SDR family oxidoreductase, with translation MKLQNKVAIVTGAASGMGKAIAERFSVEGAAVVLADLNAEGVNTLADEINNNGGKAKAVEVNISNLDDIDQMIDTAVNEFGTLDILVNNAGIMDSFEPVAEVDDDRWDLIFDINTKGVMRAMRKAIPVFLDKGQGVIINTASSGGLNGAHAGATYTASKHAVIGLTKNTAFMYAQKGIRCNAIAPGAVATNISNSMKNVSQYGSERLKLSQSLIPNVGSPEDIANVALFLASDEASFVNGTTITADAGWTSAF, from the coding sequence ATGAAATTACAAAACAAAGTAGCAATTGTAACAGGTGCGGCTTCCGGTATGGGTAAAGCGATTGCAGAACGTTTCTCAGTAGAAGGAGCAGCAGTTGTATTAGCTGATTTAAACGCAGAAGGTGTTAATACGCTAGCAGATGAAATAAACAATAATGGTGGAAAAGCAAAAGCTGTTGAAGTAAATATTTCCAATCTTGATGACATCGATCAAATGATTGATACAGCAGTCAATGAATTTGGAACATTAGATATACTTGTCAATAACGCAGGAATCATGGACAGTTTTGAACCAGTGGCAGAAGTGGATGATGACCGTTGGGATTTAATTTTTGATATTAATACGAAAGGTGTTATGCGTGCGATGCGAAAAGCCATCCCTGTCTTTTTAGATAAGGGACAAGGAGTCATTATTAACACCGCTTCTTCTGGTGGATTAAATGGTGCTCATGCGGGTGCAACGTATACTGCATCGAAGCATGCTGTCATCGGGTTAACAAAGAATACTGCTTTTATGTATGCACAGAAGGGTATTCGTTGTAATGCGATTGCACCAGGTGCAGTAGCTACCAATATCTCGAACTCAATGAAAAATGTGAGCCAGTATGGCAGCGAACGACTTAAATTAAGTCAGTCCCTTATTCCAAATGTAGGATCTCCTGAAGATATCGCGAATGTCGCATTATTCCTTGCATCTGATGAAGCTTCATTTGTCAACGGTACAACCATTACAGCTGACGCTGGATGGACGTCCGCATTTTAA
- a CDS encoding M14 family metallopeptidase: MIVIVRQGDSLWDYSQLFGIPLTLIVASNKQVNPNQMMIGQQIAIPGYELQTHTIQSGDTLWGIAQTNQMPIDLLYLVNPGIQPMALQIGQNINIPRRITNSIISDVDHYTYDKMRADIQRLRNLYPFMDQQIIGNSVLNKDIIELRIGTGTRQKHINGSFHATEWITTPIIMKFLNDYVLALTNSQQIRGLNLLPFFESNTLSLVPMVNPDGVDLVLDGADAAGSKRDFVLSINDGNTDFSEWKANINGVDLNNQYPALWETEADRKPTSPQPRDFPGYQPLSEPEAIAMANLAQQWPFEILNAFHTQGQEIYWGFQGLEPPQSETIVEEFSRVSGYEAIQYVDSYAGYKDWFIQEFQRPGYTVELGIGVNPLPISQFDEIYEDTLGIMLATLYM; the protein is encoded by the coding sequence ATGATCGTAATTGTCAGACAGGGTGATTCTCTATGGGATTACAGTCAATTATTTGGGATTCCACTAACACTTATCGTCGCATCGAATAAACAGGTGAATCCAAACCAGATGATGATTGGCCAACAAATAGCCATTCCTGGATATGAGTTACAAACGCATACGATTCAATCAGGTGATACATTATGGGGAATTGCTCAAACCAATCAAATGCCAATCGACCTTTTATATTTAGTTAATCCTGGTATTCAGCCGATGGCTTTACAAATCGGTCAAAATATTAACATTCCTCGCCGAATTACAAATTCTATTATTTCGGATGTTGATCATTACACCTATGATAAAATGCGAGCAGATATACAAAGGCTTCGTAACCTATACCCCTTTATGGATCAGCAAATTATCGGCAATTCCGTATTAAATAAAGATATTATCGAACTGCGGATTGGAACCGGAACTCGTCAAAAACACATTAACGGTTCTTTTCATGCAACGGAATGGATTACTACCCCGATTATTATGAAATTTTTGAATGATTATGTTTTAGCTCTGACAAACAGTCAGCAAATACGTGGACTTAACTTATTACCTTTTTTTGAATCAAACACACTGTCTTTAGTACCGATGGTTAATCCAGACGGTGTCGATCTCGTCTTAGATGGAGCTGATGCAGCAGGTTCAAAAAGAGATTTTGTCCTATCGATAAACGACGGAAATACTGATTTTTCTGAATGGAAAGCAAATATAAATGGAGTGGATCTCAATAATCAGTACCCAGCGTTGTGGGAAACAGAAGCTGATCGTAAACCGACATCGCCTCAGCCTCGAGACTTTCCTGGCTATCAACCACTGTCAGAGCCCGAAGCGATAGCTATGGCAAATCTAGCCCAACAGTGGCCATTTGAGATCTTGAATGCTTTTCATACACAAGGGCAAGAAATTTACTGGGGTTTCCAGGGCTTAGAGCCTCCTCAGTCTGAAACTATCGTCGAAGAATTCAGCCGTGTCAGCGGCTATGAAGCTATCCAATATGTTGACAGCTATGCCGGTTACAAAGATTGGTTTATACAAGAGTTTCAACGTCCTGGTTATACAGTTGAACTCGGTATCGGGGTCAATCCATTACCAATTTCCCAGTTTGATGAAATTTATGAAGATACATTAGGGATCATGCTGGCCACTTTATATATGTAA
- a CDS encoding aldo/keto reductase, translating into MNKLELGNSGLQVSEIALGCMRMDQLTTQEANRVIEQSMEAGIDMFDHADIYGAGKSEEIFADAIDMNPSIREKMVIQSKCGIRDGFFDFSKEHIIRSVEGSLQRLKTDYLDILLLHRPDALMEPEEVSEAFNELKQSGKVRHFGVSNHNPVQIELLKKSVEQDLIANQLQFSLMFTPMIDAGLNVNMEHDPSIVRDGGVIDYSRLHDMTIQPWSPFQHGFFEGVFVDNDQFPVLNEKLQEYADKKGVSKSAIAIAWILRHPANMQPIIGSMNPERISQIAKASDVTLSREEWYDIYRVAGNKLP; encoded by the coding sequence ATGAACAAGTTAGAGTTGGGAAATAGCGGTCTGCAAGTTAGTGAAATAGCACTCGGCTGCATGCGCATGGATCAGTTAACGACACAAGAGGCCAACCGGGTCATCGAACAGAGTATGGAAGCAGGCATTGATATGTTTGACCATGCCGATATTTATGGAGCTGGTAAATCAGAAGAAATTTTTGCTGATGCGATTGATATGAATCCTTCGATTCGTGAAAAAATGGTTATTCAATCAAAATGCGGTATTCGCGACGGCTTTTTTGACTTCTCCAAAGAACACATTATTCGTTCTGTGGAAGGAAGCTTACAACGGTTAAAAACAGATTATCTTGATATATTGTTATTACATAGGCCAGATGCGTTAATGGAACCAGAAGAAGTGTCGGAAGCTTTTAACGAATTAAAACAAAGTGGCAAGGTTCGTCATTTTGGTGTAAGTAATCACAATCCGGTGCAAATTGAGTTGTTAAAAAAATCAGTGGAACAGGACCTTATTGCGAATCAATTACAATTCAGCTTAATGTTTACACCAATGATTGATGCTGGACTGAATGTAAATATGGAACATGATCCGTCCATTGTTCGTGATGGTGGCGTGATCGATTACAGCCGTCTCCATGACATGACGATCCAACCGTGGTCGCCATTCCAACATGGTTTCTTTGAAGGGGTTTTTGTTGATAACGATCAATTCCCGGTCCTAAATGAAAAACTTCAAGAATATGCAGACAAAAAAGGTGTATCAAAATCTGCCATTGCAATCGCCTGGATTCTAAGACATCCGGCAAACATGCAACCAATAATTGGCTCGATGAATCCGGAAAGAATCTCCCAAATAGCTAAAGCATCAGATGTCACGCTATCAAGGGAAGAGTGGTATGATATATACCGCGTTGCAGGAAATAAATTACCTTAG
- a CDS encoding ROK family protein → MKLGGIEAGGTKFVLAIGDEHGEIFEKTVIPTEHPEITVPKVIMFFEGKGIERLGLGGFGPIDINQESKSYGQIQNSPKTDWIGYPLGAILKDKLGVEVMIDTDVNVAAMSEVKWGNAKDVDSCLYITVGTGIGAGAYFNGQTLKGLSHPEMGHIKVARHPDDNYEGTCPYHHDCLEGIAAGPSLEKRWGKKGHELAENEKVWEMEAFYLAQALTNYIYILSPERIIMGGGVMKQQQLFPLVRKKVLEMLNEYVSSPHLTEAEIDQYIVPPGLTDEAGIKGALYLATT, encoded by the coding sequence ATGAAGCTTGGGGGAATTGAAGCAGGCGGTACCAAATTTGTGTTAGCAATCGGTGATGAACATGGGGAAATTTTTGAAAAGACGGTCATTCCGACAGAGCATCCGGAGATAACGGTGCCAAAGGTGATCATGTTTTTTGAAGGAAAAGGAATTGAACGGTTGGGACTTGGAGGCTTTGGTCCTATTGATATAAATCAGGAAAGCAAGAGTTATGGCCAAATCCAAAATTCACCGAAGACTGATTGGATAGGTTATCCGTTAGGCGCTATATTAAAAGATAAACTCGGTGTAGAAGTGATGATAGATACCGATGTAAATGTAGCGGCAATGTCTGAAGTAAAATGGGGAAACGCAAAAGACGTTGACTCCTGTCTCTATATCACAGTCGGTACTGGAATTGGTGCGGGTGCCTATTTCAACGGTCAAACATTGAAAGGGCTCTCGCATCCGGAAATGGGGCATATTAAAGTCGCTCGCCATCCTGATGATAACTATGAAGGGACATGTCCTTATCACCACGACTGTCTGGAAGGGATTGCTGCTGGACCTTCATTGGAAAAAAGGTGGGGCAAGAAAGGCCATGAGTTAGCCGAAAATGAAAAAGTCTGGGAAATGGAAGCATTTTATCTTGCACAAGCATTAACGAATTATATTTACATTTTGTCACCAGAGAGGATCATAATGGGGGGAGGCGTGATGAAACAACAACAGCTCTTTCCGTTAGTTCGCAAAAAAGTGTTAGAAATGCTGAATGAATATGTCAGCTCGCCGCATCTAACAGAAGCTGAGATTGATCAGTATATTGTGCCACCTGGATTAACAGATGAAGCGGGAATTAAAGGAGCATTGTATCTAGCTACAACTTAA